CCGGTCGCGGATGTACTCTTCGTTGTGCAGGGTGGCGCTCGATACGGTGACGCCCGCAACGGGCACCGGCTCAAGCACCGCCTCCGGCTTGATGACGCCGGTCCGCCCCACACTGACCTTGATATCGTTCAGCACCGTCGTCGCTTCCTTTGCAGGAAACTTGCAGGCCACGGCCCAGCGGGGGGCATTCGATACGGATCCGAGCGCTTCCTGCCAGTCGAACCGGTCTATTTTGACCACCAGCCCGTCAATTTCATAGTCCAGGTCCTCCCGCTTCCGGTGCCACGCCTCGTAGAGCGATTTCACCTCCTCGATGGAATCGGACCGCGCAACATGTTCGCTTACATAAAAACCGTATGCCCCGAGCCGCTCGAGCAAAGCATACTGCCCTTCCGGAGGTGCGTCGATACCCTCCACCGGACCCGTTCCGTGCGCTACGAACGACAAGGGACGCGAGGCCGTAATCGACGGGTCGAGCTGGCGCACGCTGCCGGCGGCTGCATTCCGGGGATTCGCGTACAGTTTGTCCCCGGCAGCCGCCGCGGTCTCGTTCAGTTTCTCGAAATCCCGGTTGCGGATGTAAATCTCTCCGCGCACTTCCATGCGATCCGGCGGAATGGCGACCCCGGAATCCTCCACAGAAACGGCCATCGCCGGAATGGACAGAGGGATCGAGGGGATCGTGCGTACGTTGGCGGTGATGTTCTCTCCCTCCGCGCCATCCCCGCGGGTGGCTCCCAGCACCAGCTTGCCTCGTTCGTAGGTGAGGGCAACTGCAAGACCATCCATTTTCGGCTCCACGGTCATCTGCGGACACGCATCCTCGCCGAAACGGCCACGCAGCCCGCGCAGGCACCGTTCGTACCACGCTTCCAGTTCAGCTGCGTCGAATGCCTTGCCGAGCGATAGCATGGCGGCAGGGTGGCGAACCCGCTCGAACCGGTCGAGCGGCGCGGCGCCCGTGCGATGCGTGGGCGAATCCGGCGCAATCAGGTCCGGGTAACGCGCTTCTATCTGTTCAAGCGCCCGGAAAAGTCGGTCGTACTCGTCGTCCGCCACGACAGGAGCGTCAAGTACATGGTACCGGTGATTATGGGCATTGAGAAGCGTCCGTAACGTCTGCGCAAGATTCGCCGCCTCGCTGTGCGGCATGGAATGCAGATCGGTGGATGCAATGTGCATCAAGACCTTGTGAGATGCATCGACAAGGTTCTTCATAAGAAGCGCCGCCGGTACCGGCCGCTATGGTTGGATGGAGGAGAACCAGGAGCGAACCGCGTCACGAGTCAGGGTTGCCCTGTCTTCGCCGGCCGCTCGGGATACCGGATAGGGCATGCCTTCCACTTGCACGGTAACGCTATCGAGCTGCTGCTCCAGTATAATGCTGTCCGCCATACGGAATGTCATAGAACCTCCCCGATCTATCCAGTACGGGCGCCGCAGATCGTTATCCACCGTCACCCTGATCGGAGCCACACTGCCCTTGTCCGCCACGATCGTGATGTTCAGCGTGTCGGGAAGAAATTGTATGGGGATATCGTTCGCCGGGGATGTGGCATCGGTCATACCGTTTGCCGGTTCGGCCAACTCCGTAACAGAAGACGATTCCTGCGCAGACCCGTCCGAACCGGATCCCATCCTCGTCAGACCCCAGATGCCCAACCCGACCACCACGACGCACACACCAACAAATATCCATCGGGGGTCCGCCCCGCTGCCGCTGGCAGGCCCCCGCGCGCTTGCGCCTTTTGAGGACCTGGCGGTGGTAACCCCGGAGAAAGAGAAGGAGGGAACTCTGGCGAAAGGGCTTCGATCAGGAGTTGCGCCGGGCGATGTGTCTTCCCGGGCAGCAGATGTCTTCGCCGCCGAGGCTTCCCGGGCAGGGGGCTGTTCAGCAGGCGAAGTTTCGGGAGCGGTCGTTTCGGGAGCGGTCGTTTCGGGAGCGGTCGTTTCGGGAGCGGTCGTTTCGGGGTCGGGTGTTTCGGAAGCAGGCGTTTCGGAAGCGGGCGGCCCGGAATCGTCCTTCCCGTCCGATGCGGCGGGCTTCTCAGAAGGAGTTTCAGCGGATTCCGGTTCGGTCCGCCTGGATGGAACTGCCTCCTTTACCTGATCCGATTCGGAGGAGGCAGGTTTTGCGCGGCTTGTCTTCTTCTCTTGTTTCGGGGGTTCTTCCCCGGTCTTTTTCCCGGATTCGCCCAGATACTCTTTGGCCAGCGAACCGGCATATCGCCCCTTGATCGCCAACTCGAGCGCTTGCAGCGTCATCTCCACATCCATATCCAGATGCTCGGCGTATCCACGCACGAAGAGCCGGAGATATACCCTGTTGAACTGGGGATGATTGATAAGCGCATCGTGTTCGAAGCGCTTGATCATATCGTACGCCATCTTGGTGGCGTCGTGTATGTCGGCCAAAGAGACGCCGCGGGCCCTGCGGATACGGCGCAGGTCGCGGGCAAATCGTGTTCCGCGTTCGGCTTCGCCAGACATGTATGAAATATGCTCTGCTTGAATGCGGTGTACAATATCCGCCGGAAATCCGGCAGACCAGCCTCCGGCATGGAAGAAATTGAAATACCTGCCGGGAGATATTCCGGGGGACTGCTACCACGCACGAATCGCAAAGATAAAAAAGCCGGGGTGCATGAAAAAGCGAAACCGGTACGAAGACGCGAATTATTTGAGGGACAGGGGGCATGAACCGGTATTTCAACCGTCATGCCTGTCAAGGCAAGCACTGCTGCACATGCCCGCGATCGACATCATTGTTACTGAACCAATCCCCCCCCTGTGCGTAGAGATGTGCCTTGGACGGCTTTACCGGAATGCAACGCAAGCCGCACCCAGGCCCGTAGCTCAATTTGGCAGAGCAACTGACTCTTAATCAGTGGGTTGGGGGTTCGAGTCCCCCCGGGCCTACACGATCCCTCTCCGGCGCGTTTCGCTCGTGCGCGCCCTCGGCTATAGCCTGCTCCATCTCCTCCAGCGAAACGGCAGGCCCCTTGCGCTTCAGCACCCCGAAAAGCCTGTCAATCGGGCGCGCCGGCACAATACGCACTTTGTTCTGTTCTTTATCCATTCTTCCCGGTATCATTTGTCCGCAGCGGTTCCCCGCAAAAACCGCAATAGGTAACGTTGGGCGTCCCGCTGCCCCGGCCACAGGCCCCGCATACTTTCCATGTGGACTGGCCTCCCCCATAGAACCTTCCCATCTCCACCCCGACAATGCCGGTCGGGACGGCAATAATGGCGTATCCGGTGAACATCAGCAGCACGGCCAGCATCTGACCGAGCGGCGTCATCGGCGCAATATCCCCGTACCCGACCGTGGTTACCGTCACGATGGCCCAGTATACCCCGCGCGGAATGCTTGTAAAGCCCGCATCGGCCCCTTCAATGACATACATGAGCGACCCTACAATCACGACGATCGTGGATACGGCCAGCATAAAAACCGTGATTTTGCGCCGACCCGCCCTGAGCGCCGTGAAAAGCACATCTTCCGCGACAAGGAACCGCACCAGTTTGAGCACGCGGAACACCCGCAAAACGCGCAGCACCCGGATCGTAAGAAGAAATCGACCCGGTGGAAATATGACGCTGAGAAACGTCGGCAGAATGGCGAGAAGATCCACCACGCCGAAAAAACTTGTCGCATACTTCCTGGCGTTCCGGGCGCTGTAGAGCCGCAGCACGTATTCCACCGTAAAAAGAATCGTGAATATCCATTCGAGGAAGGCCAGTTCGGCGCCCCACCGCTCGGATACGGCAACCATGCTGTCCAGCATGACCGCCACGATACTCAACAGAATCACTATAATGAGCACCACGTCGAAGAGATGCCCCGCCGGGGTGTCGTTCCCGAAAATGATGATTTCCACACGCTCACGGAGCGGCGAACGCCGGGACGCACCGGACTCAGTAGACACGTCGGATGCAGAAGATGAGTCGGAAGTATCGGACATATCGGTTGCGTTGCCTGTATCGGACATGTCAAAATAGGGGAAATGGGAAAATGACCCGGAATGGGTACAAACATACAGATTTTCCATTAGGAAGCACGCGTTCGCTCCAAACAATTCAAAACCATTTGCAGAGCGCATTCGGGCGCGGTAGTTTGCCTTCGGTGTTTATCGCCGGAAAAACCTCATATCTCCCTTATTCATGCAACGGTTCTCGTTTCACAGGAAACGGTCCACAGCGTGTCTGGTGCTCGCCGTATTGCCTGTCGTTGCCGCCGCGCTTTGCGTTCCAGTACGGGCCCAGCACGTTCAGCAACTCTCCACTGCAGAGCGCATGGCCTACGCTGCAAACCAATTCATCGAAACGCTGGACGCCGATCAGCAAGCCATGGCGGTATGGCCGTTTGACGACGAGGAACGGTACAATTTTCACTTCGTGCCGCGTGCACGCAACGGGCTGCCGCTCAAGCAAATGACGCGGCCACAGCGCATCGCCGCGCACAGTTTGCTGCGAAGCGCTCTGAGTTCGCAGGGATACCTCAAAGTCACCAGCGTCATACAACTGGAACGCGTGCTCGAAATCCTCGAGGGAAGCGCTCACCGCGACCGTGAATTATACTTCGTGACCGTGTTCGGCGAACCCGGCGGAGACGCCCCCTGGGGCTGGCGGTTCGAGGGACACCACCTGTCGCTCAATTACACGTCCGTCACGGGCGTCACCGTCACTACACCCACGTTCTTCGGGGCCAATCCGGCAGAAGTGCGCTCCGGCCCCGGCACCGGCCTTCGCGTGCTGGCCGCAGAGGAAGACCTGGGCAGGCAACTGATACGCATACTCCCCTCCGATCGGCGCGAACGGGCCATCATCGCCTCTACGGCGCCTGACGAGATTATCACAGGCGCCGACCGGGAAGTGCGTCTGGAGCACTTCGAAGGACTTCCCGTCGCGGATATGACCGCAGCAGAACGCAGCCTGCTGCAGCGGCTGATCCTCGAATACCTGCATAATATGCCAGAGGATATAGCCGAAAAACAGTTTGCCAGGATCGAGGAGACATTCGACGCCCTGTGGTTCGCCTGGGCCGGCCCGCTCGAACCCGGGGCGGGTCACTATTATCGCATTCACGGCCCGACGGTGCTTTTCGAATACGATAATACGCAGAACGGGGCCAACCATGTGCACAGCGTATGGCGGGACCTCGAAAACGATTTCGGGGAGGATCTTCTGCGGCGGCACTACGACGAACACGCTCACGACTGATCCGTCTCCGCATCCATATCCGCGAACTTCTTCCCCGCCCGATCATACCGTATCTTTAGCGAATCCCCCCTTCAGAGAATAATCCGGCCCAAGGCATCGCCATTCAGTACACATCTTCTTATGAAACCTTTTGGCAAGCCCGCCGGCATCTCCTTGTGGCTGTTTCTCCTGATCCCGGGGGTCTTTGGCGCCGAGGAGGTTGCAGGGCAGATACCGAAACAATCTTCCGCTAACGCCGCGGTATCGGATCGGACTGATTCCATGGCGGAGCCCGCAGGCTATTGGATCTTTCTGGACGGCAAACCGGATACGTCCCCCGTCGAAATAAGCGAGCGGGCCCTGGCGCGCCGGGCGCGCCGCGGGCAGCCGTATGCCGCGGAACTGGACAGAAACGTCTCCCCGACATATATCCGCGCACTTGAAGAACTCGGGGTAGAAATTCAGGTGGAAAGCCGCTGGCTGAATGCGGTAAGCGCAGTATTGACGGAGGAATCGCTTGCCCGGGTCCGGCAGATGGATTTTGTGCGGGATGTGCGTCCGCTGGCCCGGCGAAAAACGACGTTCCCTGAACCGGTTTCGGGAGCGGCGCCCGTGTCGAAGACGGCGGGTGATCGCTATGGCTTGTCCCGAACGCAGCTTGCCTTGATGAACGCCATCGCCCCGCTCGAGCGGGGCATCAATGGAAAAGGGGTTCGGATCGGGTTTCTCGACACCCCGTTCTACGAATTTAACCATCCCGTTTTCGATTCTCTGAGAAGCGACGGCCGCCTCATTGAAATAAGGAATTTCACAGGAAAAACGGACGATCCCAGCACGCATGGCATGCAGGTAGCTTCCGTGGCCGTAGGGTACCAGGAGGGCGAACTGATAGGTCCGGCGCATGCAGCCGAAGTGCTTGCAGGCGCCACGGAGTATACACCCACGGAAACGAACCAGGAAGAGCACAACCTCGTAGCCGGTCTCGAGTGGATGGAAAGCGAGGGCGTGGATGTGGTCAACATCTCCCTCGGTTATACCGATGCGTTCAATGCGGGGCAAAACCGCTACACCGTGAGCGATCTCGACGGCGACACAGGGATCACGACGATTGCCGTGGATCAGGCGGCAGCGCTCGGCGTGGTCGTGGTGACAAGCGCGGGAAATTCGGGTGATAAGAGCTGGTACTATATCTCCACACCCGCCGATGCGGATTCTGCGATTACGGTAGGAGCCGTTCGCCGCGATTCGTCCCGCGCTCCGTTCAGTTCGTTCGGTCCCACGGCCGACGGCCGTATCAAGCCGGATGTTTCCGCCATGGGCGTCGGCGTTTATCTTGCCCGTCCCGGAAACCGGTTTAGCAGGTTCGGGAACGGTACCTCGTATTCCAGCCCGCTCACAGCAGCGGTCGTCGCGCAAATGTTGCAGGTCAATCCGGACCTTGCCCCCATGGATGTCCTCGACATTTTGCGCAGCACGGCCCATCAATCGGAATCCCCGGACAATTCGCTGGGCTGGGGTATCGTAAACGCCGACGAGGCAATCAAAATGGCGGAAAGCATGGCCGATCCGCTGTCCTCATCTGCTGTAGAACTTCCGACAGAAACGGCGCTTCTGGGCAACTATCCGAATCCGTTCAATCCGGAAACCACCATACGGTATATGTTGCCGCAGACCGGCAAGGTGCATCTTGCGGTGTACAACCTGCTCGGTCACGAAGTGGCGGTGCTTGTCGACGAATCGAAACCCGCAGGCCACCATGCCACGCGCTTCGAGGCAGGCAATCTGCCCAGCGGAGCGTACCTCTACCGGTTGC
This Bacteroidetes bacterium SB0662_bin_6 DNA region includes the following protein-coding sequences:
- a CDS encoding ion transporter, with amino-acid sequence MSDTSDSSSASDVSTESGASRRSPLRERVEIIIFGNDTPAGHLFDVVLIIVILLSIVAVMLDSMVAVSERWGAELAFLEWIFTILFTVEYVLRLYSARNARKYATSFFGVVDLLAILPTFLSVIFPPGRFLLTIRVLRVLRVFRVLKLVRFLVAEDVLFTALRAGRRKITVFMLAVSTIVVIVGSLMYVIEGADAGFTSIPRGVYWAIVTVTTVGYGDIAPMTPLGQMLAVLLMFTGYAIIAVPTGIVGVEMGRFYGGGQSTWKVCGACGRGSGTPNVTYCGFCGEPLRTNDTGKNG
- the ligA gene encoding NAD-dependent DNA ligase LigA, with the translated sequence MKNLVDASHKVLMHIASTDLHSMPHSEAANLAQTLRTLLNAHNHRYHVLDAPVVADDEYDRLFRALEQIEARYPDLIAPDSPTHRTGAAPLDRFERVRHPAAMLSLGKAFDAAELEAWYERCLRGLRGRFGEDACPQMTVEPKMDGLAVALTYERGKLVLGATRGDGAEGENITANVRTIPSIPLSIPAMAVSVEDSGVAIPPDRMEVRGEIYIRNRDFEKLNETAAAAGDKLYANPRNAAAGSVRQLDPSITASRPLSFVAHGTGPVEGIDAPPEGQYALLERLGAYGFYVSEHVARSDSIEEVKSLYEAWHRKREDLDYEIDGLVVKIDRFDWQEALGSVSNAPRWAVACKFPAKEATTVLNDIKVSVGRTGVIKPEAVLEPVPVAGVTVSSATLHNEEYIRDRDIRIGDRVVIKRAGDVIPQVVKPIEEVRSGGERTWQMPVHCPVCASELRKLPDEVDSYCVSIDCPAQFIRLVEHFASRGAMDIEGLGSKLAVTLVEEGLVGALADIYGLAAEQLIALDLFAEKRADNLLEGIETSKKRPLSRLLFGLGIRHVGRTTAELLVAHYASLDALSRAGAEEIEQIEGIGEVIAKSVESWFAVEANRDLIRRLRESGVNTERLPEEAPPEEDESGQAAGRTFVLTGTLPTLERAEATARIKQAGGRVSSSVSRNTDYVVAGENPGSKRERAAELGIVILDEDQLLALLEE
- a CDS encoding DUF3500 domain-containing protein is translated as MAYAANQFIETLDADQQAMAVWPFDDEERYNFHFVPRARNGLPLKQMTRPQRIAAHSLLRSALSSQGYLKVTSVIQLERVLEILEGSAHRDRELYFVTVFGEPGGDAPWGWRFEGHHLSLNYTSVTGVTVTTPTFFGANPAEVRSGPGTGLRVLAAEEDLGRQLIRILPSDRRERAIIASTAPDEIITGADREVRLEHFEGLPVADMTAAERSLLQRLILEYLHNMPEDIAEKQFARIEETFDALWFAWAGPLEPGAGHYYRIHGPTVLFEYDNTQNGANHVHSVWRDLENDFGEDLLRRHYDEHAHD
- a CDS encoding S8 family serine peptidase, yielding MKPFGKPAGISLWLFLLIPGVFGAEEVAGQIPKQSSANAAVSDRTDSMAEPAGYWIFLDGKPDTSPVEISERALARRARRGQPYAAELDRNVSPTYIRALEELGVEIQVESRWLNAVSAVLTEESLARVRQMDFVRDVRPLARRKTTFPEPVSGAAPVSKTAGDRYGLSRTQLALMNAIAPLERGINGKGVRIGFLDTPFYEFNHPVFDSLRSDGRLIEIRNFTGKTDDPSTHGMQVASVAVGYQEGELIGPAHAAEVLAGATEYTPTETNQEEHNLVAGLEWMESEGVDVVNISLGYTDAFNAGQNRYTVSDLDGDTGITTIAVDQAAALGVVVVTSAGNSGDKSWYYISTPADADSAITVGAVRRDSSRAPFSSFGPTADGRIKPDVSAMGVGVYLARPGNRFSRFGNGTSYSSPLTAAVVAQMLQVNPDLAPMDVLDILRSTAHQSESPDNSLGWGIVNADEAIKMAESMADPLSSSAVELPTETALLGNYPNPFNPETTIRYMLPQTGKVHLAVYNLLGHEVAVLVDESKPAGHHATRFEAGNLPSGAYLYRLQTQDRIMAKTMILVK